The Dyadobacter sandarakinus DNA window GGTACACGGTCACCTTCCCGGTATTCCCTCGGTGGAAGTAGTGTCGCCCTCAGGCGTATGCTGCGCCGGAATGCATGCTTTCAAGTATGCCTATATGTCCGTAAAGCTGGGCGAAAAAACCAGAGCCGTAGCCTGCGCGTCGGAGCGGCTGTCGCCGGTACTGCGCGCTGATCGTTTTGAGGATGAGGTACAGCAGCTTGCAAGACTGGAACAGAATCCGTACCTGGCTTTCGAAAAAGACTTTTTGCGCTGGATGCTTTCGGATGGGGCCGGAGCGTTTCTGGTGGAGCCGGAGCCCAATGCCAGCGGCATTTCATTGCATATTGATTGGATAGAGGCATTTTCGTATGCGAATGAGGAGCAGGCGTGCATGTACATGGGTGCCGAGAAGCTCGCAGACGGTACCCTCAAAAGCTACAAGGATTATACTGCCACGGAAGTGCAGGAACTCTCCATATTAAGTATCAAGCAGGACGTGAAGCTATTGGGTGAAAAAATCGTTAATTTGGGTTTTGTCAAACTGGCAGAAATCATGCGGCGGAGGAAGCTTAGCGTGGATGATATCCAGTATTTTCTTCCGCACCTGTCAAGCTATTTTTTTGAAAAGAAAATTGACGAGGCACTTACCAGTAATGGTATGGGGATACCTAAGGAAAAGTGGTATACAAACCTGGCAACAACCGGGAATATAGGAGCTGCCTCTATTTATACCATGCTCGAAGAGGTTTTCAACAGCGGCACTTTGAAAAAAGGAGAAAGAATACTGCTTGCCGTACCCGAAAGCTCGCGATTTTCGTACGTATTCTGCATGCTTACTGTCTGCTGATATTACGGAGGTATTGATCACACTCAACTTTCTCTGACCAATGAAAAAAGAAGACCTGCCCCAGGATCCCGGCGCACTGGCCAAGTTTACCAGGGAAGTATGCTATGTAAAAAATGGTGACGGCAAGTACGAAACAGCATTGAGTGTAGGATGGGACATTAAAAAGCAGGCCCTGGATAGTGCCTGGGACGAGGTGAACCAGCGCGTGGAGGATGCGCGCCAGGCCGTACTCGCCGGAGAAAAAAGCCCCATTCATTATTTTATGGAACTG harbors:
- a CDS encoding beta-ketoacyl-ACP synthase III, whose translation is MSEAYITRIAKFLPNEPVSNYEMEEYLGYINGKPSKSKAIVLRNNGIKKRYYAQLKDGTVTHTNADMAARAVAELFKNEPDAISTVDLLSCATSSPDQIMPSHGVMVHGHLPGIPSVEVVSPSGVCCAGMHAFKYAYMSVKLGEKTRAVACASERLSPVLRADRFEDEVQQLARLEQNPYLAFEKDFLRWMLSDGAGAFLVEPEPNASGISLHIDWIEAFSYANEEQACMYMGAEKLADGTLKSYKDYTATEVQELSILSIKQDVKLLGEKIVNLGFVKLAEIMRRRKLSVDDIQYFLPHLSSYFFEKKIDEALTSNGMGIPKEKWYTNLATTGNIGAASIYTMLEEVFNSGTLKKGERILLAVPESSRFSYVFCMLTVC